Proteins co-encoded in one Methanophagales archaeon genomic window:
- the purL gene encoding phosphoribosylformylglycinamidine synthase subunit PurL, whose amino-acid sequence MANKVGLRGANEEELLRISEIMGLALNLEEMKKIRSYFIARNREPTDVELQSIAQAWSEHCSYKSSKRILKEFIFRSSIEAPQCIDVIEEDAGVVEFDDEHAYVVAFESHNHPSAIEPYGGAATGIGGIVRDVVCMGAQPVALIDSIFFAPPDIKQLPADVKVKHPRFLFNGVVSGISDYGNRIGIPTCAGMIYFHNGYAGNCVVNVGCVGLMKKRELRRSMAKPGEVLLLVGGRTGRDGIHGVTFASGELGAEEFRSAVQLGDPITKEPLMHAILECNKRGLIRGMKDLGGGGLSCAVSEMCHSGGCGAEIHLERVKLKESGLQAWEIWISESQERFLLAVMPDDVSSLRDIFDKWDVDATDIGKAVSGGRIRLFYHDELVFDLDINFILDTPVYERPREISTVEFADGELQEPDSGSYGNILKMLLASPNIRSKEAVIRRYDHEVRAATVLKPLQGLIGKETHGDAVVLKPLESSYRGIAITADVTPSYCELNPFWGAASAIDEVCRNLTAVGAVPHSFADCLNFGNPEKPPRMGEFYECCRGLGYMASSLGIPFVSGNVSFYNESSVLGESIPPTPVVLGIGVCDDIRECVTADAKEASNLLYVVGDTKRELGGSEYYRLRGVRAGIVPRTDPTVLKTRMAALREAMTAGMIASCHDISEGGLAIAVCEMLMGGDLGAEIEIGGVNMNPGSGRGRGLRSDYKLFSESNTRWIVEVWHDDRERFEMLMQNRGVLVVNIGETKDEDVVIIEDSGKKLIEEPLAELRARWRGEMGIE is encoded by the coding sequence ATGGCGAATAAAGTAGGGTTAAGGGGAGCGAACGAAGAGGAACTGCTGCGTATAAGTGAGATTATGGGGCTTGCACTCAATTTAGAAGAGATGAAGAAGATAAGGAGCTATTTCATTGCGCGTAATAGAGAGCCTACGGATGTGGAACTGCAGAGTATAGCGCAGGCATGGTCAGAGCATTGCAGCTACAAGAGTTCGAAGAGAATCCTGAAGGAGTTCATCTTCAGGAGCAGTATAGAAGCGCCACAGTGCATAGATGTGATAGAAGAAGACGCAGGAGTTGTGGAGTTTGATGATGAGCATGCGTATGTTGTAGCATTTGAGAGCCATAACCATCCATCAGCAATAGAACCATACGGTGGCGCTGCTACGGGTATAGGTGGTATCGTTAGAGATGTAGTATGCATGGGTGCGCAGCCGGTGGCGTTAATTGACTCTATATTCTTTGCACCACCGGATATAAAGCAACTCCCGGCAGATGTGAAGGTGAAGCATCCGCGATTCCTGTTCAACGGCGTTGTCTCAGGGATAAGCGATTATGGCAACCGTATAGGTATTCCTACCTGTGCGGGCATGATTTATTTCCATAACGGCTATGCGGGCAATTGCGTGGTGAATGTGGGCTGCGTGGGGCTGATGAAGAAGCGAGAATTGAGGCGGAGCATGGCGAAGCCGGGTGAGGTTCTTTTGCTCGTAGGTGGAAGGACAGGACGGGATGGTATACATGGTGTCACCTTCGCCTCCGGTGAATTAGGCGCCGAAGAATTCCGTAGTGCCGTCCAGCTTGGAGACCCGATAACGAAAGAGCCGTTGATGCATGCAATACTCGAATGCAATAAGCGGGGTCTGATAAGGGGTATGAAAGACCTTGGTGGTGGTGGGCTCTCATGCGCAGTGAGCGAGATGTGCCATAGCGGTGGCTGTGGCGCGGAGATACACCTGGAACGTGTGAAGTTAAAGGAATCGGGACTGCAAGCCTGGGAGATATGGATTTCTGAATCCCAGGAGCGGTTCCTGCTCGCGGTTATGCCTGACGATGTGAGCTCGCTGCGTGATATATTTGACAAATGGGATGTAGATGCCACGGATATTGGTAAAGCAGTTAGTGGAGGGCGAATAAGGTTATTCTACCATGATGAGCTTGTATTCGATCTTGATATTAATTTTATACTCGATACACCTGTTTATGAGCGTCCAAGAGAGATATCAACTGTGGAATTTGCTGATGGTGAACTACAAGAGCCCGACTCAGGCTCTTACGGTAATATACTGAAGATGCTACTGGCATCACCGAATATAAGGTCAAAGGAGGCGGTCATAAGGCGATATGACCACGAAGTAAGAGCTGCTACTGTATTGAAGCCGCTGCAGGGGCTAATAGGGAAGGAGACGCATGGTGACGCTGTGGTACTAAAGCCGTTAGAGTCCTCTTATAGAGGGATTGCCATCACGGCAGATGTGACTCCATCGTATTGTGAACTGAATCCGTTCTGGGGTGCAGCGAGTGCGATAGATGAAGTATGCAGGAATTTGACCGCGGTAGGTGCCGTTCCGCATTCGTTTGCCGACTGTCTCAACTTTGGCAATCCCGAGAAGCCACCGCGCATGGGTGAGTTCTATGAATGCTGCCGTGGACTTGGCTATATGGCTTCTTCCCTTGGTATACCGTTCGTTAGTGGTAATGTGAGTTTTTATAATGAATCATCAGTACTTGGAGAGTCTATACCACCCACACCCGTGGTTCTCGGCATTGGCGTGTGTGATGATATAAGAGAATGCGTCACAGCGGATGCGAAAGAGGCATCGAATTTGCTATATGTGGTGGGGGATACAAAAAGAGAGCTTGGAGGTAGCGAGTATTACAGATTAAGGGGCGTTAGGGCAGGTATAGTACCAAGAACAGACCCGACAGTGTTGAAGACACGCATGGCTGCATTAAGAGAAGCGATGACCGCAGGGATGATAGCGAGTTGCCATGACATCTCCGAGGGTGGACTCGCAATTGCAGTATGCGAGATGCTCATGGGCGGTGACCTTGGCGCTGAGATCGAGATTGGTGGTGTGAATATGAATCCCGGATCCGGACGCGGACGTGGACTGAGAAGCGATTATAAACTCTTCTCGGAATCGAATACGAGATGGATTGTGGAGGTCTGGCATGATGACCGTGAGAGGTTCGAGATGCTGATGCAGAATCGTGGTGTTCTGGTAGTGAATATAGGAGAAACGAAGGATGAGGATGTGGTTATAATAGAAGACAGCGGTAAGAAGCTGATAGAAGAGCCACTGGCGGAACTGCGAGCGAGATGGCGAGGGGAAATGGGAATAGAGTGA
- a CDS encoding ABC transporter ATP-binding protein, with amino-acid sequence MVEILNVEGLCKTYKLEEIGKEIVALDNVSFKLDKGGVLGIIGKSGAGKTTLLRMLRGYERFDAGRIELDGVSVEHDSPYSEFKKLQKKTAFHLQRSFALWNQSVVNNVILRLRAAQTGLEELPQYEDEYEELKEQALEILDLVGLREKYKYFYPILSGGEKQKVLLARQLAKSPSLLLLDEPSTMSDPISREELLDSVKRVNEATGISILLVSHMPEVHRALSDRLIWIDKGRIIDDGGVEEIIGKFMSQLEPMEPLQPIKNPRDTIIELNGVWKKYVIYTSNTLIKTIEMPELNLKIPRGEILGIIGPSAMGKTVLMRMLAGVEQPDKGQVLYRIGTVDFANIAALGSKRAMEARTKLGILHQEFTLPPYQLVQDAFAQKLGIKKLEMVRQAMKRAEEQGISNVTLDALLRIADMPELEAKQKLEDLGLSIEIFESLFPKFPLTETFEAARPYLKALDLPEEIFERHNAEASAGERVRLAIAILMSAKPEVLLLDEPFGDLDPISMRKIANSIKKLNYEFNTTILVVSHQLEVIRELTHEAIMIDEGEIVMRGDPDEVCDAFIALGKPEQ; translated from the coding sequence ATGGTAGAGATATTGAATGTTGAGGGGCTTTGTAAGACCTATAAACTGGAGGAGATCGGGAAAGAGATAGTTGCGCTGGATAACGTATCCTTCAAGTTAGATAAAGGGGGGGTGCTGGGGATAATAGGGAAGAGTGGCGCAGGAAAGACGACCTTGCTTCGCATGCTTCGTGGCTATGAGCGGTTTGATGCTGGCAGGATAGAGCTGGATGGTGTGAGTGTAGAGCATGATTCTCCTTATTCTGAATTCAAGAAATTGCAGAAGAAGACGGCTTTTCATCTCCAGCGCTCTTTTGCACTCTGGAACCAGTCCGTGGTGAATAATGTTATATTAAGGCTCAGGGCAGCACAGACGGGCTTAGAAGAGTTACCGCAGTATGAAGATGAATACGAGGAGTTGAAGGAGCAGGCACTTGAGATTCTCGACCTCGTGGGGCTACGTGAGAAATACAAGTATTTCTACCCGATATTGAGCGGAGGGGAGAAGCAAAAGGTCTTACTCGCTCGTCAACTTGCGAAATCACCTTCACTGCTGCTACTGGATGAGCCCAGTACGATGTCAGACCCAATATCACGTGAAGAACTGCTGGATAGTGTGAAGCGAGTAAACGAGGCAACGGGCATCAGTATATTGCTCGTTTCGCACATGCCAGAAGTGCATAGGGCGCTATCAGACAGACTTATCTGGATAGACAAGGGTAGAATAATAGATGATGGCGGTGTGGAAGAGATAATAGGGAAATTCATGTCTCAACTGGAGCCGATGGAGCCCCTGCAGCCTATAAAGAACCCGAGAGACACCATAATCGAGCTCAATGGAGTATGGAAGAAGTATGTGATATACACGAGCAACACGTTGATAAAGACGATAGAGATGCCCGAACTGAACCTGAAGATCCCGCGTGGTGAGATACTGGGTATAATTGGGCCTTCAGCAATGGGCAAGACGGTGCTGATGAGGATGCTTGCGGGCGTTGAGCAGCCAGATAAGGGGCAGGTTTTATATCGAATAGGAACAGTGGATTTCGCCAATATCGCTGCACTTGGCAGTAAGAGGGCGATGGAAGCTCGGACAAAGTTGGGCATCCTGCATCAGGAGTTCACGTTACCGCCTTATCAACTCGTTCAGGATGCATTTGCCCAGAAGCTGGGTATAAAGAAGCTTGAAATGGTACGGCAGGCAATGAAGAGAGCAGAGGAGCAGGGGATAAGCAATGTAACACTCGATGCACTCCTGAGGATTGCTGATATGCCAGAATTAGAAGCGAAACAAAAGCTTGAGGATCTGGGTCTCAGTATCGAAATCTTCGAGAGCCTGTTCCCGAAGTTCCCACTGACAGAGACATTTGAAGCTGCCAGACCATATCTCAAGGCGTTGGATCTGCCTGAGGAGATATTTGAGCGGCACAATGCAGAGGCAAGTGCGGGTGAGCGGGTCAGGCTGGCAATTGCAATTCTGATGTCAGCGAAGCCCGAAGTGCTACTGCTGGATGAGCCCTTTGGTGATCTCGACCCTATCTCCATGCGTAAGATAGCGAATTCGATAAAGAAGTTGAATTATGAGTTCAATACAACGATACTGGTGGTGAGTCATCAGCTCGAAGTGATTCGAGAACTCACACATGAGGCGATAATGATAGATGAAGGTGAGATAGTGATGCGTGGCGACCCTGACGAGGTCTGTGATGCGTTTATAGCACTGGGTAAGCCCGAGCAGTGA
- the cfbE gene encoding coenzyme F430 synthase yields MRLKIEDASRILVLDPIHGAEVIADALKELGKEVDIFNPYREPTFRGDLNYDLVIAPVHLNPNFEIMKQVLNAHIQLINHHEAVKELVSLNNPFSGLHVIEITGTVKKTTTCELIYQLLRGMEKNIILHTSSGTRYKSADGGEIKLPRLSGTPANVLKVMLLARDMDLNPEIAIFEISLGLTGSCDVGVITSLEDDYKIAGATKTASAAKIASIKNCSDGIVVHPGLSLSSVVHDNSNSNSYGDRGENLWIEEVRAVFNKLKTIDGKIISGSLNFAPFKWRIGSDYYRSCLEAALCAVLSLGIAPEELNTREITAVAGRMKVEELKGRILIDNSNSGTKLKFISGLVDAASHLHPYHSEREQRQKQIKKKMILIIGEDSPYVCEGINVDELKEVVEMANERSDFKEIIIVGDRFRAEAEFEGVPVSFASDLDTALNNAIEATGEGDVIISSVKTWR; encoded by the coding sequence ATGAGGCTAAAAATAGAAGATGCGAGCCGGATACTGGTTCTGGATCCTATCCATGGCGCTGAAGTGATTGCAGATGCATTAAAAGAGCTCGGTAAGGAGGTGGACATCTTCAATCCATATAGAGAGCCCACCTTCAGAGGCGATTTGAATTATGATCTTGTCATCGCGCCGGTTCATCTGAATCCGAACTTTGAGATAATGAAACAGGTGTTGAACGCACACATACAACTTATCAACCACCATGAAGCGGTGAAAGAGCTTGTGAGCTTGAACAACCCCTTCTCGGGATTACATGTGATAGAAATAACAGGTACAGTGAAGAAGACGACGACATGTGAACTGATATATCAGCTGCTACGTGGTATGGAAAAGAATATCATTCTGCATACCAGTTCTGGTACGAGGTACAAATCAGCAGATGGTGGAGAAATAAAACTACCCAGGCTCAGTGGTACACCTGCGAATGTGCTGAAGGTGATGCTTCTGGCTCGTGATATGGATTTGAATCCCGAAATAGCAATTTTTGAGATCTCCCTTGGGTTGACGGGTTCATGCGATGTGGGTGTGATAACAAGCCTTGAAGATGATTATAAGATTGCAGGTGCTACAAAAACGGCATCTGCGGCTAAGATAGCTTCCATCAAGAATTGCAGCGATGGTATCGTTGTACATCCCGGGCTCTCTCTTTCCTCTGTTGTGCATGATAACAGTAACAGTAATAGCTATGGAGATAGAGGAGAGAACCTCTGGATAGAGGAAGTAAGGGCGGTCTTTAACAAGTTGAAGACCATAGATGGCAAGATTATCAGTGGTAGTCTGAACTTTGCACCTTTCAAATGGCGTATAGGAAGCGATTATTACAGGAGCTGCCTGGAAGCTGCCTTATGTGCGGTGTTGAGCCTTGGTATTGCACCAGAGGAGCTAAATACCAGAGAGATAACAGCAGTTGCGGGTAGAATGAAGGTTGAAGAGCTAAAAGGGCGAATATTGATTGACAATTCCAATTCGGGCACGAAATTGAAGTTCATCAGTGGGCTGGTAGATGCTGCCTCACATCTGCATCCATATCACTCAGAGCGAGAGCAAAGACAGAAGCAGATAAAGAAGAAGATGATTTTGATCATCGGTGAAGATTCGCCTTATGTGTGTGAGGGTATAAATGTGGATGAATTGAAGGAAGTGGTGGAGATGGCGAATGAAAGAAGCGATTTCAAGGAGATAATAATCGTTGGAGACCGTTTCCGGGCGGAAGCGGAATTTGAAGGTGTACCTGTATCTTTCGCATCAGACCTTGATACCGCATTGAATAATGCGATTGAGGCGACAGGAGAAGGTGACGTAATTATATCCAGCGTGAAGACATGGAGATAA